The region GAAGGTCTTCCATTCGGCCCGGCAGGACCTGGAGATCGTCTGGAACCTCGGCGGCATCGTGCCGATCCCCCTCTTCGACACCCAGGTCGCCGCCATGGTGTGCGGCTATGGGGACTCGGTCTCCTACGAGCAGCTTGCCAACGATCTGGCCAAGGCCAAGATCGACAAATCCTCCCGCTTCACCGACTGGTCGCGCCGCCCGCTGACCGACGCGCAGCTGACCTACGCCCTCTCGGACGTCACCCATCTGGTGCAGGTCTACGAGGCGCTGATGGCGCAGCTGCAGAAGAACGGCCGGCTCGAATGGCTCGCCGAGGAGATGGCGATCCTCACTTCTCCGGAAACCTACCAAGCCGACCCGGGCAATGCCTGGCGCCGTCTCGCCGGCCGTCTCCGCAAGCCGCGCGAGATCGCCGTGCTCATGGAGGTCTCCGCCTGGCGCGAGCGTGAGGCTCAGGCGCGGGACGTGCCCCGCGGGCGCATCCTCAAGGACGACGCGGTGATCGACATCGCCACCTCGGCCCCGCGCAGCGTCGAGGCACTGGGCCGCCTGCGCACCATCCCCAACGGCTTCGAGCGCTCCCGCACCGGGGGCGAGATCCTGGACGCGGTGGAACGGGCGCTGGCCCGCGACATGGCGACCATCCCCGTGCCGGAGCGCAGCCGCGGCCGTTCGAACACCGGATCCGTCGTAGATCTGCTGAAGGTGCTGCTCAAGGCGGTGGCCGAGCAGGAGGGCGTCGCGCCCAAGATCATCGCCACCGTCGAGGAGCTGGAAGCCATCGCCGACAGCGACGATGCCGACGTGCCGTCCCTGCACGGCTGGCGCCGCAAGCTGTTCGGGGACAAGGCGCTCGCCCTTAAGAACGGCGAGCTCGGTCTGGTGCTGGAGCGCGGCCGGGTGAAGTTGAGGGCGATCGCTGAAGTCTGACGAGTCAGATCAGCCCCTTCAGGCGCAGAAGTCCGAGTGTCGCGACCGTCGCGGCATCCTTGATGATTCCTTCCGTGATCATCGCCATGACCTGGTCCAACGGGAAGGCCCGGCTGATCATATCCTGCTCGGCGTGCTCACGGCGGGCCTCGCCCTGCCGAAGCCCCTGCGCGAGGTAGATGTGGAAGCCCTGGTTCGAGTATCCGTAACATTCGAACAGATGACCCACATGGCGCATGGTCTGTGCCGTCAAACCGGTCTCCTCGCGCAATTCGGCGCGAGCCAGTTCCAGCGGGTCGGTTCCGGGAGCGTCCTCCCATGAGCCCTGCGGCAATTCCCAGTAACGGCCCTGTACCGGATACCGGTACTGCTCCACGAGGTGGATGACGCCGTTGTCGACCGGGGCAATGATCGCAAAGTCCGTCTTCTCGACCACACCATAAATGCCGGGCGATCCGTCCTGGCGGACGATCGCATCCTCCCTCACGCGCATCCAGCGGTTCTCGTAGACGGTCCGCGTCCCGGTAGTTCTGATATCCGACATTATCGCCCCCCTTAAATGCCTATGGCCGGGACAAGCCCGGCCATGACGAAGTCGTCGGTTCGGAAAGCGGGTTACCGCCCGAAGATGCCCTTGAAGACCTGGGCAAGCTTGTTGTGCTTCTTCTTGCGGTCCACGTCGGCCTGGCTCTTCACCCAGGCGATCTGGACCACGCGGCGCTCACCCGAGAAGGGCAGATGGCCGTGCCAGGAATTGTCGGAGCGCAGGAAGGCGAACATGGTGCCCATGACGGGCGGCACTTCCAGCTTGAACTTGTCGTAATTCTTGTCGTCGTAGAGGACGCGCAGGCGGCCGCCTTCGTCCTGCTGCCACTCGTCGTTCATGTAGACCAGCATGGTCATGACCTTGGACGGGCCGTCCGTGTGGATGGACCCGTATTTGGGCTGCGACTTCTTCATGATGGTCGTCAGGCGCGGATACTGGTGCAGGTCCAGGCCGAACTTCTTGGACAGCTCCTCGGTCAGCTCGGGGCCTTCCAGCTCCTCGATGAGCTTCTTGAAGCGGCCGTGAAGCTTGACCTCGTCGACGGTCAAATAGCCGGGCTTGTCGATGTCGGGAAAGTCCCGCCGCAGCTCGTCGATCTTGTCCTGCTTCAGAAGATTCGAAGCCAGAACGTAGTTGTAGGGCTCGCTGGACCGCTCGGCGTTGCGAACGGCTGTGAGGTCGATCAATTCCATGGTTGTCCCCAAAGGCTAAGCTTCCTTCCCAGTGGGAAGAGAAAGTATTGAAGTCCCTTGCTCTGTAAAGCCATAAACATGCGCGCGGCCGAAGTCGATCAGCTTCAGCCGCGACCGATGATGGCGTTCTAACGGATTTCGACGACGGGATCCATGTTGAGAAGCTTGCCGAGGCCGCGAAGGCGGCCCGTGAGGCGCTCGTTGGCGAGCGGCTCCAGACCGGCCGGGAGACTCAGCACGATCTGATTGCCGCGGGCAGTGAGGGGCGCCTGGGGAAGGATCCCCTCCATGGCCACCGAGACCGGATAGGCGATGCGCATCAGGGCCGCGAGCAGCCGCGCCCGCTCGAGGAGCCGGGGGCCTGCGAGGGACTTGATCCGCGAGCTGACCTTGTCGGGCGAGAGCCCCTCGTGCCGGAAGAAGATCGACAGGGCCAGATAGGCCCGGCCCGGATGGTCGAGGCCGGCGAAGGCCCCGTAGGCGATCAGGTTGAGGCTCTGCTCGCCCCGGTAATCGGGATGCGCCCGCCAGCCGATATCGGCCAGGAGGCAGGCCGCCCGGCGCAGGCGGGTGTCGTAATCCGTCTCCGGCAGGCCCAGGCTCCGGATGAAGGCTTCGGTCCATTGGCACAGCTCCACCCCATGGCGGGGCGAGCGCGAGCGCAGGAGGTTGAGGTCGCTCGCCGCCGCGAGGAGCGGGTCGCGCTCGCGGGACTCCTGATCGAGGCGGTCGAACAGGACGCCCTCGCGCACGCCGAAGGCCGAGATGGCGACTTCCTTCGGCTCTCCGAGGCGGATGATCTCCTCCAGCACGATGGCCCCATAGGCGAGGAGCGGACGCCGGGCCTCGGA is a window of Microvirga lotononidis DNA encoding:
- the rnd gene encoding ribonuclease D; protein product: MDLITSTDALAAACNRLSQHPFVTVDTEFLRETTYYPKLCLIQMAGPDPADAYLIDPLAEGISLEPFMTLMANPDVVKVFHSARQDLEIVWNLGGIVPIPLFDTQVAAMVCGYGDSVSYEQLANDLAKAKIDKSSRFTDWSRRPLTDAQLTYALSDVTHLVQVYEALMAQLQKNGRLEWLAEEMAILTSPETYQADPGNAWRRLAGRLRKPREIAVLMEVSAWREREAQARDVPRGRILKDDAVIDIATSAPRSVEALGRLRTIPNGFERSRTGGEILDAVERALARDMATIPVPERSRGRSNTGSVVDLLKVLLKAVAEQEGVAPKIIATVEELEAIADSDDADVPSLHGWRRKLFGDKALALKNGELGLVLERGRVKLRAIAEV
- a CDS encoding NUDIX domain-containing protein, translated to MSDIRTTGTRTVYENRWMRVREDAIVRQDGSPGIYGVVEKTDFAIIAPVDNGVIHLVEQYRYPVQGRYWELPQGSWEDAPGTDPLELARAELREETGLTAQTMRHVGHLFECYGYSNQGFHIYLAQGLRQGEARREHAEQDMISRAFPLDQVMAMITEGIIKDAATVATLGLLRLKGLI
- a CDS encoding 2OG-Fe(II) oxygenase, which gives rise to MELIDLTAVRNAERSSEPYNYVLASNLLKQDKIDELRRDFPDIDKPGYLTVDEVKLHGRFKKLIEELEGPELTEELSKKFGLDLHQYPRLTTIMKKSQPKYGSIHTDGPSKVMTMLVYMNDEWQQDEGGRLRVLYDDKNYDKFKLEVPPVMGTMFAFLRSDNSWHGHLPFSGERRVVQIAWVKSQADVDRKKKHNKLAQVFKGIFGR